In Legionella adelaidensis, a genomic segment contains:
- a CDS encoding acetyl-CoA carboxylase biotin carboxylase subunit has product MFTKILIANRGEIACRIIRTARRMGIATVAVYSSADKDSLHVREADEAFYIGEAPASVSYLNIDSIIAVAKQSGAQAIHPGYGFLSENPRFAIACEQEGIIFIGPSVSAMEAMASKQYAKQILEGSDVPLTPGYHGQDQREKTLLQEAKKIGFPVLLKAAAGGGGKGMRSVYEENDFAMALASAKREAKSSFTDDTIIIEKLLLRPRHVEMQIMADNHGNVVHLFERDCSIQRRHQKIIEEAPAPNLSKKLRDGLAAAAIAVAKKIDYRGAGTIEFLVAEEHFYFMEMNTRLQVEHPVTEMITGLDLVEWQIRIAANEPLPLQQHEIVANGHAIECRVYAEDPGNDFLPSIGTIHFLKEPKGESIRIDTGVIEGSAISRFYDPMIAKLIVSGKTRQEAAQKLLQALKQYYIGGVKTNLSFLQAILRHPAFIEGNLSTDFLNKEKLSFTPIATKKALFWAACVEYFSLLQENQDPLWANTFAWQMHLSSSWFYSYRIDEEIFHMEVHPLANNEVVLKLHEETQQYSISKKGEVFYLYSQQESLHLYADRTSSHIHIYSEQGSFTVERFTWEKISESSGAGQLTAPMPSTIVAILKNKGDKIKAGESLVVLEAMKMEHTIHAPQDGLLIDIFYDVGAQVNEGAELVAMEFEQ; this is encoded by the coding sequence ATGTTTACAAAAATACTCATAGCTAATCGTGGAGAAATTGCCTGTCGCATTATACGCACGGCTCGCCGTATGGGTATTGCCACTGTGGCTGTATACTCCAGTGCCGATAAAGACAGCCTCCATGTCCGCGAGGCGGATGAAGCTTTTTATATTGGCGAGGCCCCTGCTTCAGTAAGCTATTTGAATATTGATTCTATTATTGCCGTTGCCAAACAGAGTGGCGCACAAGCAATACATCCGGGTTATGGGTTTCTTTCGGAAAACCCTCGATTTGCTATTGCTTGTGAACAAGAAGGAATAATTTTTATTGGTCCTAGCGTATCAGCAATGGAGGCGATGGCTTCCAAGCAATATGCAAAACAAATTTTGGAGGGAAGTGACGTACCTCTAACACCCGGCTATCATGGACAAGACCAGAGAGAAAAGACACTTTTACAAGAAGCAAAAAAAATTGGCTTTCCTGTACTTCTAAAAGCCGCGGCGGGAGGCGGCGGCAAAGGAATGCGTTCAGTATATGAAGAAAACGATTTTGCCATGGCATTAGCAAGCGCCAAACGCGAAGCAAAATCGAGTTTTACAGATGACACCATTATTATTGAGAAACTGCTTTTGCGTCCGCGCCATGTAGAAATGCAAATAATGGCAGATAACCATGGCAATGTTGTCCATTTATTTGAGCGTGATTGCTCTATTCAGCGCAGGCACCAAAAAATTATTGAAGAAGCCCCTGCCCCCAACTTAAGTAAGAAATTACGCGATGGGCTCGCTGCAGCTGCTATTGCCGTGGCTAAAAAAATTGATTATCGAGGTGCCGGCACCATTGAATTTTTAGTAGCAGAAGAACATTTTTATTTTATGGAGATGAATACTCGCCTCCAAGTAGAACACCCCGTTACCGAGATGATTACGGGTTTAGATTTGGTGGAATGGCAAATTCGAATTGCCGCCAATGAGCCGCTCCCCTTGCAACAACATGAAATAGTAGCAAACGGCCATGCGATAGAATGCCGAGTATATGCCGAAGACCCTGGTAATGATTTTTTACCCTCTATAGGTACCATTCATTTTTTAAAAGAACCAAAAGGCGAAAGTATTCGTATTGATACAGGGGTTATTGAGGGTTCAGCTATCAGTCGTTTTTATGATCCGATGATAGCTAAACTTATTGTCTCGGGTAAGACAAGGCAAGAAGCTGCCCAAAAGTTACTGCAGGCTTTAAAGCAATACTATATTGGAGGCGTAAAAACCAATCTTTCATTTTTACAAGCGATTCTTCGTCACCCCGCTTTTATAGAAGGAAATTTAAGCACAGATTTTTTAAATAAAGAAAAACTTTCTTTCACTCCTATTGCTACAAAAAAAGCATTATTTTGGGCAGCCTGTGTAGAGTACTTTTCTTTACTGCAAGAAAATCAAGACCCGCTGTGGGCTAACACCTTTGCCTGGCAAATGCACCTTTCCAGTTCCTGGTTTTATAGTTATCGCATTGATGAAGAAATTTTTCACATGGAGGTGCATCCTCTTGCTAACAATGAAGTAGTATTAAAACTCCATGAAGAAACACAACAATATTCTATCAGCAAAAAAGGAGAGGTTTTTTATTTATATTCCCAACAAGAAAGCCTCCACTTATATGCAGACAGAACTTCATCCCACATTCATATTTATAGTGAGCAAGGTTCTTTCACCGTTGAACGTTTTACTTGGGAAAAAATATCTGAATCATCGGGAGCTGGCCAATTAACCGCCCCTATGCCGTCCACTATTGTAGCTATATTAAAAAATAAGGGAGATAAAATTAAAGCGGGCGAAAGTTTAGTGGTATTAGAAGCGATGAAAATGGAACATACTATCCATGCGCCGCAAGATGGATTGTTGATAGATATATTTTATGATGTAGGCGCTCAAGTGAATGAAGGTGCTGAATTGGTTGCTATGGAGTTTGAACAATAG